One window of the Solanum stenotomum isolate F172 chromosome 11, ASM1918654v1, whole genome shotgun sequence genome contains the following:
- the LOC125845173 gene encoding pentatricopeptide repeat-containing protein At3g46790, chloroplastic, which translates to MWTLVQTPPLPSPPCVVQNPYSSYRRRRFSIAFGHSTGNSKSIKSIPRCNYNDSIQSFCKKGQLKEALQFLSQEPNPTQHTYELLILSCSEKHSFYDALTVHRKLIDDGFEQDSFLATKLINMFSNFDSIDHARQVFDKIYNRTIFIWNAFFRALTLAGHGVEVLDLYRHMNAIGIIPSDRFTYTYVLKACVVASIPKHKEIHAHIFRHGYHTHIHIMTTLIDVYARFGSVQNATCVFSQMPQKNMVSWSAMIACYAKNGKPLEAFDVFRDMMTHVLLPNSVTMVSVVQACAALGALEQGKLLHGYILRKGLDSILPVLSALVTMYARCGALELGRRVFDQMGKRDVVAWNSMISSYGIHGFGAKAIETFREMIRHGVSPSPISFVSVLGACSHAGLVEEGKQLFDSMWKEHKIYPSVEHYACMVDLLGRANQLEEAAIIIQDMRIEPGPKVWGSLLGSCRIHCNVELAERASRRLFELEPTNAGNYVLLADIYAEAKMWDEVKQVRKLLEAKGLRKVSGCSMIEVKRKIYSLQSVDEINIQIEQIHALLLKLSTEMKQNGMYVPDTRIVLYDLEVEEKERILLGHSEKLAVAFGLINSSKGDPIRISKNLRLCEDCHSFTKLISKYTNREILVRDINRFHHFTNGVCSCGDYW; encoded by the coding sequence ATGTGGACGCTTGTTCAAACGCCTCCTCTTCCATCTCCTCCATGTGTTGTGCAAAATCCTTATTCATCATATCGTCGCCGTCGCTTCTCAATCGCGTTTGGCCATTCTACTGGTAATAGTAAGAGTATCAAATCCATTCCGCGTTGTAATTACAACGATTCTATCCAATCATTTTGCAAAAAAGGACAGCTCAAAGAAGCCCTTCAATTCCTCTCTCAAGAACCCAATCCCACTCAACATACTTACGAGCTGCTCATCCTCTCCTGCTCTGAAAAACACTCCTTCTATGATGCTTTAACTGTTCACCGTAAACTTATTGATGATGGGTTCGAACAAGATTCATTTTTGGCTACTAAACTCATTAATATGTTCTCTAATTTCGACTCTATTGACCATGCCCGCCAAGTGTTTGATAAAATTTACAACCGAACTATATTCATTTGGAATGCCTTTTTCAGGGCATTGACATTAGCTGGACATGGTGTGGAGGTTTTGGACTTGTATAGACATATGAATGCCATTGGAATAATCCCATCTGATAGGTTCACTTATACATATGTCCTCAAGGCTTGTGTTGTTGCCTCTATACCAAAACATAAGGAAATTCACGCCCACATATTCAGACATGGTTATCACACTCATATACATATTATGACTACCTTAATTGATGTATATGCTAGGTTTGGTTCCGTACAGAATGCAACTTGTGTCTTCTCTCAAATGCCACAGAAAAATATGGTTTCTTGGAGCGCAATGATTGCTTGTTATGCAAAGAATGGAAAACCTCTTGAAGCATTCGACGTTTTTCGTGATATGATGACCCATGTTTTGTTACCAAACTCGGTGACAATGGTTAGTGTTGTTCAAGCTTGTGCAGCACTGGGTGCACTAGAGCAAGGGAAGCTATTACATGGATATATACTAAGAAAAGGGCTCGACTCTATTTTGCCTGTTCTCAGTGCCCTTGTGACAATGTATGCAAGATGTGGTGCTTTAGAATTGGGACGAAGAGTGTTTGATCAGATGGGAAAGCGGGATGTTGTTGCATGGAATTCCATGATTTCAAGCTATGGAATACATGGATTTGGGGCCAAAGCAATTGAAACTTTTAGAGAAATGATTCGACATGGAGTGTCACCAAGTCCAATATCATTTGTTAGTGTATTGGGAGCTTGCAGTCATGCAGGGCTTGTTGAGGAGGGGAAACAATTATTTGATTCAATGTGGAAAGAACATAAAATCTACCCTAGTGTGGAACACTATGCTTGTATGGTTGATCTTCTTGGAAGAGCCAATCAGTTGGAAGAAGCAGCTATAATCATTCAAGATATGCGGATTGAACCAGGACCCAAAGTTTGGGGTTCTCTTCTTGGATCATGTAGGATTCATTGTAATGTTGAACTTGCAGAGAGGGCAAGTAGAAGGTTATTCGAGCTTGAACCCACAAATGCTGGGAACTATGTACTTTTGGCTGATATTTATGCAGAAGCTAAGATGTGGGATGAGGTTAAACAAGTAAGGAAGCTTTTGGAGGCCAAGGGATTGCGGAAAGTGTCTGGTTGCAGCATGATTGAAGTAAAGAGGAAAATCTACTCTCTCCAGTCAGTTGATGAAATTAACATCCAAATTGAGCAAATTCATGCGTTGTTGCTAAAACTATCAACGGAGATGAAACAGAATGGGATGTATGTCCCAGATACCAGAATTGTGCTGTATGATCTTGAAGTAGAGGAGAAAGAACGTATTTTGTTGGGTCACAGTGAGAAATTAGCAGTTGCTTTTGGCTTGATTAATAGCAGCAAAGGAGATCCTATAAGGATTAGTAAGAACTTGAGGTTATGTGAGGACTGCCACTCATTCACCAAGCTCATTtcaaaatatacaaacagagAGATTCTAGTCAGAGACATCAATCGATTTCATCATTTCACCAATGGGGTTTGTTCATGTGGAGATTATTGGTAG